From Candidatus Binataceae bacterium, a single genomic window includes:
- a CDS encoding sigma-54 dependent transcriptional regulator: MARLVVVDDEKNIRDALHHLFESRKYEVLTAASGSEALSVLNRAGGADLVLSDWRMAEMNGLELLKEIKARFPRTIVILMTAYGTIQNAVAAMKAGAYDYVTKPFSLDEIEHAVDRALEVLELRSENQTLRNSIDGVPLLNSQSSQFRTLIETAYAAASSDATILLTGESGTGKNVLARQIHEWSRRRERPFVTVNCTTLSENLLESELFGHMKGSFTGAIKDKPGRLEAANNGTVFLDEIAELPGTLQTKFLRFLQDERFERVGGEQTIQVDARIIAATNRNLQQEISAGRFRSDLYYRLNVINLRVPALRERPEDILPLAEMLLAGAAARNRRPGLQFSEDARKALVAYSWPGNIRELRNAVERAVVLSRGTALRREDLPDILFQPGTARMGDSPESATLEQIEQEHIRRVLALAPTLEDAAATLGIGIATLWRKRRRYHLD, from the coding sequence ATGGCGAGGCTGGTCGTCGTCGATGACGAAAAAAACATTCGTGACGCGCTCCATCACCTCTTCGAATCGCGAAAGTATGAAGTACTGACCGCCGCCAGCGGCAGCGAAGCGCTCTCCGTGCTCAATCGCGCGGGCGGCGCCGATCTCGTTCTGAGTGACTGGCGAATGGCGGAAATGAACGGCCTTGAACTGCTCAAGGAAATCAAGGCCAGGTTTCCGCGCACGATAGTAATATTGATGACCGCCTACGGCACGATTCAGAACGCGGTCGCGGCGATGAAGGCGGGGGCCTATGACTATGTCACCAAGCCTTTTTCACTGGACGAAATCGAGCATGCTGTAGATCGCGCGCTCGAGGTTCTGGAGTTACGCTCCGAGAATCAGACGCTGCGCAATTCGATCGACGGCGTCCCGCTGCTGAATTCGCAAAGTTCGCAATTTCGCACACTGATCGAAACCGCCTACGCGGCGGCGTCAAGCGACGCAACTATCCTTCTCACCGGCGAGAGCGGAACGGGCAAAAACGTCCTCGCACGACAAATCCACGAGTGGAGCCGGCGGCGCGAACGGCCGTTTGTCACTGTCAATTGTACAACTCTCTCCGAGAATCTGCTCGAGAGCGAGCTGTTCGGACACATGAAGGGCTCTTTCACCGGTGCCATCAAGGACAAGCCGGGGCGCCTTGAAGCTGCCAACAACGGCACGGTTTTTCTCGACGAAATCGCCGAGCTTCCCGGGACACTGCAAACCAAGTTTCTGCGCTTCCTTCAGGACGAAAGATTCGAGCGCGTGGGCGGCGAACAGACTATCCAGGTTGATGCGAGAATCATCGCCGCCACCAACCGCAATCTCCAGCAGGAAATCAGCGCAGGCAGATTCCGCAGCGACCTTTATTACCGATTGAATGTTATCAATTTGAGAGTACCTGCCCTGCGCGAAAGACCCGAGGATATTCTTCCGCTCGCCGAAATGCTCCTGGCGGGCGCGGCCGCGAGGAATCGCCGCCCGGGGCTGCAGTTTTCCGAAGACGCGCGCAAAGCGCTGGTCGCCTATTCCTGGCCCGGGAATATTCGCGAGCTGCGCAACGCGGTCGAGCGCGCCGTCGTTCTCAGCCGCGGCACGGCGCTGAGACGCGAGGATCTGCCTGATATCCTGTTTCAGCCGGGCACTGCCAGGATGGGAGACTCGCCGGAAAGCGCTACCCTCGAGCAGATCGAGCAGGAACATATTCGCCGCGTGCTGGCGCTGGCCCCCACGCTCGAAGATGCCGCGGCCACGCTCGGAATAGGTATCGCAACGCTATGGCGTAAGCGGCGCCGCTATCATCTCGATTAG
- a CDS encoding carboxyl transferase domain-containing protein has translation MFKRVLIANRGEIAIRVARAAAALGMESVSVYAPADALSLHTRVSTESRALNTSLATSDPVSAYLDVEALIEVAKASRCDCVHPGYGFLSENAAFAQRCLEEGIVFIGPRPATLALFGDKTKARELARSVGIPIIPGSPGALSGAEEAVAIAKKLGYPVMLKAAAGGGGRGMRAVAGAGEMPAAFARCQSEALAAFGDGSVFIEKLLARPRHIEVQILGDGHGNIIHLYERDCSVQLRNQKVIEIAPAPKLEAGLRRRVHDDAIRLARATEYVNAGTVEFLITPDRGEHFFIECNPRIQVEHTVTEQVTGIDLVEAQFRIAAGESLDALGIRDQAAIEAPRGYAVQARIVATGSGALTGYKEPTGPGVRVDSCGYLGYAPPPQFDPMFAKLICQSNSTNSFASALDHTLRALDEFHIAGLPTNVRQLRAILSSSELQAGDARTSFFAEHPEVATATGPAPLASASLSLLEQQATALRGGKGASAISSSQPAKGLTVPSGEEGVASPMGGTIIDILVKTGATVEAGATLMIVSAMKMETAITAPCAGVVMQVSPDEIGVAVTVDQIVATIAPSARGADADTPRRYGNDTWAPMLAEVQALQAIAHKRFAPDSNDPGVVRQRRRGKLTCRERIDLLLDPGSFREVGSLAGFADYDAEGRVSGFTPANHVGGWGKVHGRNVVVCADDFTSRGGHADGAIGGKSIHLDRLSLDLQCPSVRLLDGSSGGGSIAAMVPKQHKAGESSAQESSGTIVAGRPRVSGEGGSFLPGHLGSSMYVTQLAEVPVVNLLLGSVVGIGAAKAVLGHFSVMVRDIGQLFVAGPPVVSHAMGYDISKEELGGWQVHCRNGSVDNLAETEQEAVAMTKRFLSYLPSSVYQAPPVLSVDASDPIDRRDEELFTIIPRKRTTTFDMRRAIRLMADRDSFFEIGPLWGTDQIVGLVRFGGYPMGVLASDCRHINGGAMTADGCDKLKRHLDLCDLFHLPILNLIDSPGFAVGLEHEIAGTIRKGGEWMVAYAQVAVPIFTVIMRRSFGVAGNNFASPRSGASARVAWPAADVGGIPPEGGIEAAYKRQLAEAADPAALRAEINARIESARGPVGPLNRFQMEEMIDPRDTRRWICEWAENAYRIVSQPALLAPRALQFRP, from the coding sequence TTGTTCAAACGTGTATTGATTGCCAATCGAGGTGAGATCGCGATTCGAGTGGCTCGCGCCGCGGCCGCGCTCGGCATGGAATCCGTCAGCGTATATGCCCCGGCGGACGCTCTATCGCTTCATACTCGCGTTTCAACTGAATCGCGTGCCCTTAACACTTCGTTAGCGACCAGCGATCCGGTGAGCGCGTACCTCGATGTTGAAGCTTTGATCGAGGTTGCGAAGGCGAGCCGCTGCGATTGCGTGCATCCAGGCTACGGATTCCTCTCGGAGAACGCTGCGTTCGCGCAGCGTTGCCTCGAAGAGGGGATCGTCTTTATAGGACCTCGTCCCGCGACGCTCGCGCTGTTCGGTGACAAGACCAAAGCCCGCGAGCTCGCGCGATCGGTGGGGATCCCGATCATACCCGGAAGTCCTGGGGCGCTCTCGGGCGCGGAAGAGGCTGTGGCGATCGCGAAAAAGCTCGGCTATCCGGTGATGCTGAAAGCCGCGGCCGGAGGCGGTGGACGCGGGATGCGCGCGGTAGCGGGCGCGGGCGAGATGCCAGCGGCGTTTGCGCGCTGCCAGAGCGAGGCGCTCGCCGCGTTCGGCGATGGGTCGGTATTTATCGAGAAACTCCTCGCGCGTCCCCGCCATATCGAAGTTCAGATCCTGGGCGATGGCCACGGCAACATCATTCATCTATATGAGCGCGACTGCTCAGTGCAGTTGCGTAATCAGAAAGTTATCGAGATCGCGCCGGCGCCGAAGCTCGAGGCCGGACTGCGGCGGCGCGTCCACGATGATGCGATCCGTCTTGCCCGCGCCACCGAGTACGTCAACGCGGGTACGGTTGAATTCCTGATCACTCCGGACCGTGGCGAGCATTTCTTCATCGAGTGCAATCCACGAATCCAGGTTGAGCACACCGTGACCGAGCAGGTGACTGGCATTGACCTGGTCGAAGCGCAGTTCCGGATCGCCGCCGGCGAGTCGCTGGATGCGCTCGGAATTCGCGATCAGGCCGCGATAGAAGCGCCGCGCGGTTATGCAGTGCAGGCGCGCATCGTCGCGACCGGAAGCGGGGCACTGACGGGTTACAAAGAACCGACGGGCCCCGGAGTGCGCGTCGATTCGTGCGGCTACCTGGGATACGCGCCGCCGCCGCAATTCGATCCGATGTTCGCGAAGCTCATCTGCCAGTCGAACTCGACGAACTCCTTCGCGTCCGCGCTCGATCATACGTTGCGCGCGCTCGATGAATTCCACATCGCTGGCTTGCCGACGAATGTGCGCCAGCTGCGCGCGATTCTCTCGAGTTCGGAACTGCAGGCGGGGGACGCGCGAACCAGCTTCTTCGCCGAACATCCCGAGGTCGCGACCGCGACGGGACCGGCGCCCCTGGCTTCAGCCTCGCTCTCACTGCTCGAACAGCAGGCGACGGCGCTCCGCGGAGGCAAGGGCGCAAGTGCGATCTCCTCGTCACAGCCTGCGAAGGGACTGACCGTGCCCAGTGGCGAGGAAGGTGTTGCGAGCCCGATGGGCGGGACCATCATCGACATCCTGGTAAAGACCGGCGCCACTGTTGAAGCGGGTGCGACGCTGATGATCGTCAGCGCGATGAAAATGGAGACCGCGATCACTGCGCCGTGCGCAGGCGTCGTGATGCAGGTCAGTCCCGACGAAATAGGTGTCGCCGTTACTGTCGACCAGATCGTCGCGACGATCGCGCCAAGCGCACGCGGAGCTGATGCGGACACGCCGCGGCGCTATGGCAACGATACGTGGGCGCCGATGCTCGCCGAGGTGCAAGCGCTGCAGGCGATCGCACATAAGCGCTTTGCGCCGGACTCCAACGATCCCGGCGTTGTGCGGCAACGTCGGCGCGGCAAACTCACCTGTCGCGAGCGAATCGACTTGCTCCTCGACCCCGGCAGCTTTCGCGAAGTCGGCAGCCTCGCCGGCTTCGCAGACTATGATGCCGAAGGCCGCGTCAGCGGTTTCACGCCGGCTAATCATGTTGGCGGGTGGGGAAAAGTACACGGCCGAAACGTTGTGGTATGCGCCGACGATTTCACTTCGCGCGGGGGCCACGCCGACGGCGCGATCGGCGGCAAGAGCATCCATCTTGACAGGTTGTCACTCGACCTCCAGTGTCCGTCGGTGCGGCTGCTCGACGGCTCCTCCGGCGGGGGCAGTATCGCCGCGATGGTTCCGAAGCAACACAAAGCCGGCGAGAGCAGCGCGCAAGAAAGCTCGGGCACGATCGTCGCGGGCCGGCCGCGGGTGTCGGGCGAGGGCGGATCGTTTCTGCCGGGTCATCTCGGGAGCAGCATGTATGTGACGCAACTGGCCGAGGTTCCGGTGGTGAATCTGCTGCTCGGGAGCGTCGTCGGCATCGGCGCGGCGAAGGCCGTGCTCGGTCATTTCTCGGTCATGGTGCGCGACATCGGGCAGCTCTTTGTTGCGGGGCCTCCGGTGGTGAGTCACGCAATGGGCTACGATATCAGCAAGGAAGAATTGGGCGGCTGGCAAGTTCACTGCCGCAACGGTTCGGTCGACAACCTTGCCGAGACCGAGCAGGAAGCGGTCGCGATGACCAAGCGCTTCTTGTCGTATCTTCCGTCGAGCGTGTACCAGGCTCCGCCGGTGCTATCTGTCGATGCGAGCGATCCGATCGATCGCCGCGATGAAGAACTGTTTACGATTATTCCGCGCAAGCGGACGACAACGTTCGACATGCGCCGTGCGATTCGGCTCATGGCCGATCGCGATTCGTTCTTCGAGATCGGTCCTCTATGGGGTACCGACCAAATCGTGGGGCTGGTGCGCTTTGGCGGTTATCCGATGGGCGTGCTCGCGTCTGATTGCCGCCATATCAACGGCGGCGCCATGACGGCCGACGGATGCGACAAGCTGAAGCGACATCTCGACCTGTGCGACCTGTTCCATTTGCCGATCCTGAATCTGATCGATAGTCCCGGCTTTGCGGTCGGCCTCGAACATGAGATCGCGGGCACGATTCGCAAGGGCGGCGAATGGATGGTGGCGTATGCGCAGGTCGCGGTGCCGATCTTCACCGTAATCATGCGCCGTAGTTTTGGCGTTGCCGGCAACAACTTCGCGAGTCCCCGCAGCGGTGCCAGCGCACGCGTGGCTTGGCCCGCCGCCGATGTCGGGGGAATTCCACCTGAAGGCGGGATCGAGGCGGCCTACAAACGCCAGCTGGCCGAAGCCGCCGATCCCGCGGCGCTGCGCGCCGAGATCAACGCGCGCATCGAGAGCGCGCGGGGTCCGGTCGGTCCGCTCAATCGGTTCCAGATGGAGGAGATGATCGATCCACGCGATACGCGGCGCTGGATCTGTGAATGGGCGGAAAATGCCTATCGCATTGTTTCCCAGCCGGCATTGCTGGCGCCGCGCGCACTACAGTTCAGGCCCTAA
- a CDS encoding ATP-binding protein, translating into MDAIAAPGEEGRTTAILETLDVGAIVLDLEQTVTHLNEIAALILDIPKGDAIGRSFFALDNTNLRYVRVREALAHALTYPPGEQQAEVRLHLRGRDHVYILKPAPLCIDDVGAFGTIVTLHDVTYLRDKERAKTNLIAALSNELKTPLTSLSLGIELLQRETVDPKQHQIIDTVSEDLERIRDLSDGLLNVTRDETLSITVKNSKFQLGKLVASVAKKFALQALQKEIAFHVHIDEGLESFGDPMKLAWVVSNLIANALRYTPEGGSVEVSAIHAGSTARLSISATGSGIPRDLVELVFEQDEHWQDELKSGLTVIDLAIAKEIVEAHGGRMFFETTSAGSSVRVDLPHSR; encoded by the coding sequence ATGGATGCCATAGCTGCCCCTGGTGAAGAAGGCAGGACCACGGCGATTCTGGAAACCCTCGACGTCGGTGCAATAGTTCTCGACCTCGAGCAAACCGTAACTCACCTAAATGAGATTGCCGCACTGATACTGGATATTCCGAAGGGAGATGCAATCGGCCGGTCCTTTTTCGCACTCGATAACACCAATCTTCGTTATGTCCGCGTCCGCGAGGCGCTGGCACACGCGCTTACCTATCCTCCGGGCGAACAGCAAGCCGAAGTCCGCCTTCATCTCCGCGGGCGCGATCACGTGTATATATTGAAACCGGCGCCACTCTGCATCGATGATGTCGGCGCCTTCGGTACAATTGTCACGCTCCATGACGTGACTTACTTGCGTGACAAGGAAAGGGCGAAGACTAACCTTATCGCGGCACTGTCGAACGAATTGAAAACTCCTCTTACCTCGCTCTCGCTTGGAATTGAACTGCTTCAACGCGAAACCGTAGATCCGAAGCAGCATCAGATTATCGATACTGTCTCCGAGGATCTCGAGCGCATTCGCGACTTGTCCGATGGCCTGCTCAATGTGACGCGCGACGAAACGTTGTCGATCACCGTCAAAAACTCGAAGTTTCAGCTCGGAAAGCTGGTCGCTTCAGTCGCGAAGAAGTTCGCCCTCCAGGCGTTGCAAAAAGAGATCGCGTTTCACGTGCACATCGATGAGGGACTCGAATCTTTTGGCGATCCTATGAAGCTCGCATGGGTGGTATCGAACTTAATCGCGAACGCGCTGCGCTATACTCCCGAGGGCGGGTCTGTGGAAGTTTCTGCCATCCATGCCGGGTCAACGGCTCGGCTTTCGATCTCCGCCACTGGGTCGGGTATCCCGCGCGATCTGGTTGAATTAGTCTTCGAACAAGACGAGCATTGGCAGGACGAGCTCAAGAGTGGACTGACGGTTATCGATCTCGCGATCGCCAAGGAAATCGTCGAAGCACACGGAGGCCGGATGTTTTTTGAGACCACGAGCGCGGGCAGCAGCGTTAGAGTTGATCTGCCCCATTCCCGATGA
- a CDS encoding alpha-1,4-glucan--maltose-1-phosphate maltosyltransferase has protein sequence MSSIDLSHLPPLAGNWRVGHIIIEDVTPSIDGGRYPVKRVVGEPCVVEADIFREGHQLLRASVRWRRKEDESFFEAPMESIGDDRWRGRFIPNENTRYVYAVEAWTDVFGSWLADFIKKAHAGRDLRSDLLEGIDYLGAIVRHANGADREIVESAIRKLQQNGHRDRALDILSDERLADIALRVSDRFGDVRSEPLLELVVDRPKARFSAWYEFFVRSQSNDPGRVGTFRDAEGRLPYVRDLGFDVLYLPPIHPIGRTNRKGPGNSLNGGSHAVGSPWAIGNEAGGHTAIDPGLGTLADFDRFVSAANRLGIEVALDFAIQTSPDHPWVREHPEWFSKRPDGSIKYAENPPKEYQDIYPVNFDTNDQRGLLQELFRVVDFWIGHGVHIFRVDNPHTKPIAFWEWLIARIQHQHPEVIFLAEAFTRPKLMKVLAKAGFTQSYTYFTWRNSKYELTEYMRELTESPVCDYLRPNFFTNTPDILPPILQSGSPAAFKLRLFLAATLSSSYGIYSGFELCESQAVPNTEEYMNSEKYELKVRDWNAPNNIKEFVARMNRIRRDNAALQQLVDLTFLDTDNDQILFYAKTSADMTNVLLMPVNLDPVNVQICTAVVPPALSASTRYRVRDLLTGATYDWSERNYVRLDPAQQPGHILRIEQRL, from the coding sequence ATGTCTTCGATTGATCTGAGTCATCTGCCGCCGCTCGCCGGAAACTGGCGTGTCGGGCACATCATCATCGAAGACGTCACGCCTTCGATAGATGGGGGTCGATATCCAGTCAAGCGCGTGGTGGGCGAACCCTGCGTTGTTGAGGCGGACATTTTTCGCGAGGGACATCAACTCCTGCGAGCCTCCGTGCGCTGGCGGCGCAAAGAAGATGAATCTTTTTTCGAAGCGCCAATGGAATCGATCGGTGACGATCGTTGGCGCGGACGATTCATACCAAATGAGAACACGCGGTACGTATATGCCGTTGAAGCGTGGACCGACGTGTTCGGCTCCTGGCTTGCGGACTTTATCAAGAAGGCCCACGCGGGCCGGGATCTACGTTCCGACCTGCTCGAGGGCATCGACTATTTGGGTGCGATCGTGCGGCACGCAAACGGCGCCGATCGTGAAATCGTCGAGTCAGCGATCCGGAAGCTTCAACAAAATGGACACCGCGATCGCGCTCTCGACATTTTATCCGATGAGCGCCTCGCCGACATTGCACTGCGGGTGAGCGATCGCTTCGGTGACGTGCGATCGGAGCCCTTGCTCGAGCTCGTCGTTGATCGTCCGAAGGCGCGGTTCAGTGCCTGGTACGAATTCTTCGTAAGATCGCAGTCGAACGATCCTGGACGGGTCGGCACGTTTCGCGACGCGGAAGGTCGCCTACCCTATGTGCGCGATCTTGGCTTCGACGTTCTCTATCTGCCTCCGATTCATCCGATAGGACGCACCAACCGCAAAGGTCCGGGGAATTCATTGAATGGCGGCTCGCACGCAGTCGGAAGCCCGTGGGCAATCGGAAATGAAGCCGGCGGCCATACCGCAATCGATCCGGGCTTGGGTACGCTGGCCGATTTCGACCGCTTCGTTTCGGCCGCCAATCGACTGGGAATCGAGGTCGCGCTCGATTTCGCGATTCAGACCTCTCCTGACCACCCGTGGGTCCGCGAGCATCCGGAATGGTTCAGCAAGCGGCCCGACGGTTCGATTAAGTATGCCGAGAACCCTCCGAAAGAATATCAGGATATTTATCCTGTAAACTTCGACACCAACGATCAGCGCGGACTTCTGCAGGAACTCTTCCGGGTAGTCGATTTCTGGATCGGCCACGGCGTCCATATTTTCCGGGTCGACAATCCTCACACCAAGCCGATCGCTTTCTGGGAATGGCTGATCGCCCGGATCCAGCACCAACATCCCGAAGTGATCTTTCTGGCCGAAGCCTTCACTCGCCCAAAATTGATGAAGGTTCTGGCCAAAGCGGGTTTTACCCAGTCGTATACCTACTTCACCTGGCGCAATAGCAAATACGAGCTCACTGAGTACATGAGAGAACTCACTGAGAGCCCGGTATGCGACTATCTTCGGCCTAACTTTTTCACCAATACTCCTGATATTCTGCCGCCGATCCTTCAGAGCGGAAGTCCGGCGGCCTTCAAGCTCCGTTTGTTCCTCGCGGCCACCCTCTCGTCCTCTTACGGCATCTACAGCGGATTCGAGCTGTGCGAGAGCCAGGCCGTGCCAAATACCGAAGAATACATGAATTCCGAGAAGTACGAGCTCAAGGTTCGAGACTGGAATGCGCCCAACAATATCAAGGAATTTGTCGCGCGGATGAACCGGATCCGTCGCGACAATGCGGCGCTCCAGCAATTGGTCGATCTCACTTTTCTCGACACTGACAACGATCAGATCCTGTTTTACGCAAAGACCAGCGCCGACATGACAAACGTATTGTTGATGCCCGTTAACCTGGATCCCGTCAATGTCCAGATCTGCACGGCCGTCGTTCCCCCGGCTTTATCCGCTTCAACACGTTATCGCGTTCGCGATCTTCTGACTGGCGCTACTTACGACTGGTCGGAGCGCAACTATGTTCGCCTCGATCCCGCCCAGCAGCCGGGTCACATACTCCGCATCGAACAGCGCTTGTGA